A stretch of Pangasianodon hypophthalmus isolate fPanHyp1 chromosome 9, fPanHyp1.pri, whole genome shotgun sequence DNA encodes these proteins:
- the LOC117598173 gene encoding programmed cell death 1 ligand 1-like isoform X2 has product MDFTKSVCICILCFIMYVDSPSVDSQITVPAREGNTAVLPCKLHVTTAQALHVSWSIGDEVVFERCGEETFQRSGYEDRVDVPEEELLKGNCSLVLKNIRNTDQGIYTCSLMTGHRKRSAMTNKDFIQSVTLLLDQ; this is encoded by the exons ATGGATTTCACAAAGTCTGTTTGTATCTGCATCTTGTGCTTCATCATGTATGTGG ACTCCCCCTCTGTAGACTCTCAGATCACTGTACCTGCTCGAGAGGGAAACACAGCGGTCCTGCCATGTAAATTACACGTCACTACTGCCCAAGCACTACATGTCTCATGGAGTATTGGTGATGAGGTTGTGTTTGAGCGATGCGGTGAGGAGACATTTCAGCGATCAGGATATGAAGATCGTGTGGACGTTCCTGAGGAGGAACTGCTTAAAGGAAACTGTTCCCTGGTGTTGAAGAACATCAGAAACACTGATCAGGGAATCTACACCTGTTCACTGATGACAGGACACAGGAAGAGATCTGCCATGACCAACAAGGACTTCATCCAGAGTGTTACACTCCTCCTAgatcaataa
- the LOC117598173 gene encoding programmed cell death 1 ligand 1-like isoform X1 yields the protein MENKIGHNSIMSFQERITETQTKMTERQSADTTPERMDFTKSVCICILCFIMYVDSPSVDSQITVPAREGNTAVLPCKLHVTTAQALHVSWSIGDEVVFERCGEETFQRSGYEDRVDVPEEELLKGNCSLVLKNIRNTDQGIYTCSLMTGHRKRSAMTNKDFIQSVTLLLDQ from the exons ATGGAAAATAAAATTGGACATAACAGCATTATGAGTTTTCAGGAGAgaatcacagaaacacagactAAGATGACTGAAAg ACAATCTGCAGACACAACTCCAGAGAGAATGGATTTCACAAAGTCTGTTTGTATCTGCATCTTGTGCTTCATCATGTATGTGG ACTCCCCCTCTGTAGACTCTCAGATCACTGTACCTGCTCGAGAGGGAAACACAGCGGTCCTGCCATGTAAATTACACGTCACTACTGCCCAAGCACTACATGTCTCATGGAGTATTGGTGATGAGGTTGTGTTTGAGCGATGCGGTGAGGAGACATTTCAGCGATCAGGATATGAAGATCGTGTGGACGTTCCTGAGGAGGAACTGCTTAAAGGAAACTGTTCCCTGGTGTTGAAGAACATCAGAAACACTGATCAGGGAATCTACACCTGTTCACTGATGACAGGACACAGGAAGAGATCTGCCATGACCAACAAGGACTTCATCCAGAGTGTTACACTCCTCCTAgatcaataa
- the LOC117598174 gene encoding CD276 antigen homolog isoform X2, which produces MDFTKSVCICIWCFIMYVDSPSVDSQITVPAREGNTAVLPCKLHVTTAQALHVSWSIGDEVVFERCGEETFQRSEYEDRVDVPEEELLKGNCSLVFKNIRNTDQGIYTCSLMTGHRKRSAMTNKDFIQSVTLLLDQ; this is translated from the exons ATGGATTTCACAAAGTCTGTTTGTATCTGCATCTGGTGCTTCATCATGTATGTGG ACTCCCCCTCTGTAGACTCTCAGATCACTGTACCTGCTCGAGAGGGAAACACAGCGGTCCTGCCATGTAAATTACACGTCACTACTGCCCAAGCACTACACGTCTCATGGAGTATTGGTGATGAGGTTGTGTTTGAGCGATGCGGTGAGGAGACATTTCAGCGATCAGAATATGAAGATCGTGTGGACGTTCCTGAGGAGGAACTGCTTAAAGGAAACTGTTCCCTGGTGTTCAAGAACATCAGAAACACTGATCAGGGAATCTACACCTGTTCACTGATGACAGGACACAGGAAGAGATCTGCCATGACCAACAAGGACTTCATCCAGAGTGTTACACTCCTCCTAgatcaataa
- the LOC128318951 gene encoding CD276 antigen homolog, which produces MDFTKSVCICILCFIMYVDSPSVDSQITVPAREGNTAVLPCKLHVTTAQALHVSWSIGDEVVFERCGEETFQRSEYEDRVDVPEEELLKGNCSLVLKNIRNTDQGIYTCSLMTGHRKRSAMTNKDFIQSVTLLLDQ; this is translated from the exons ATGGATTTCACAAAGTCTGTTTGTATCTGCATCTTGTGCTTCATCATGTATGTGG ACTCCCCCTCTGTAGACTCTCAGATCACTGTACCTGCTCGAGAGGGAAACACAGCGGTCCTGCCATGTAAATTACACGTCACTACTGCCCAAGCACTACACGTCTCATGGAGTATTGGTGATGAGGTTGTGTTTGAGCGATGCGGTGAGGAGACATTTCAGCGATCAGAATATGAAGATCGTGTGGACGTTCCTGAGGAGGAACTGCTTAAAGGAAACTGTTCCCTGGTGTTGAAGAACATCAGAAACACTGATCAGGGAATCTACACCTGTTCACTGATGACAGGACACAGGAAGAGATCTGCCATGACCAACAAGGACTTCATCCAGAGTGTTACACTCCTCCTAgatcaataa
- the LOC117598174 gene encoding programmed cell death 1 ligand 1-like isoform X1, which produces MENKIGHNSIMSFQERITETQTNMTERQSADTTPERMDFTKSVCICIWCFIMYVDSPSVDSQITVPAREGNTAVLPCKLHVTTAQALHVSWSIGDEVVFERCGEETFQRSEYEDRVDVPEEELLKGNCSLVFKNIRNTDQGIYTCSLMTGHRKRSAMTNKDFIQSVTLLLDQ; this is translated from the exons ATGGAAAATAAAATTGGACATAACAGCATTATGAGTTTTCAGGAGAgaatcacagaaacacagactaacatgacagaaag ACAATCTGCAGACACAACTCCAGAGAGAATGGATTTCACAAAGTCTGTTTGTATCTGCATCTGGTGCTTCATCATGTATGTGG ACTCCCCCTCTGTAGACTCTCAGATCACTGTACCTGCTCGAGAGGGAAACACAGCGGTCCTGCCATGTAAATTACACGTCACTACTGCCCAAGCACTACACGTCTCATGGAGTATTGGTGATGAGGTTGTGTTTGAGCGATGCGGTGAGGAGACATTTCAGCGATCAGAATATGAAGATCGTGTGGACGTTCCTGAGGAGGAACTGCTTAAAGGAAACTGTTCCCTGGTGTTCAAGAACATCAGAAACACTGATCAGGGAATCTACACCTGTTCACTGATGACAGGACACAGGAAGAGATCTGCCATGACCAACAAGGACTTCATCCAGAGTGTTACACTCCTCCTAgatcaataa